The Sediminispirochaeta smaragdinae DSM 11293 genome has a segment encoding these proteins:
- a CDS encoding ribokinase, with the protein MAKPPRILVVGSFVMDLIVTTEVFPGSGETVLGKSFATAPGGKGANQAVQAARLGADVTMIGKVGDDEFGRTLVHSCEKAGINTQYVTVAKKTASAVGDVLLEEVAGKGTTNRIIVVSGANMSIGAEDISFVKEIVDQYAMVMLQLEIPMEINELVVEYASSKGVPVMLNSAPASALSDDLLAGLSYISPNEHEIQALTGIPIRKEDKRVNRDDLRAAAEVLLKKGVKNVLVTLGNGGSALINRNEFLVQPCIDVVDVKDPTAAGDSFVAAFVSGLGTGMNHEQALLFASYTAALTVSRPGAQPSLPYLSAVTDLMAKGREQGVEPNLLDVLKG; encoded by the coding sequence CGTCACAACAGAGGTGTTTCCCGGCTCTGGCGAAACGGTGTTGGGGAAATCCTTTGCAACGGCTCCTGGAGGGAAGGGTGCCAACCAGGCGGTTCAAGCCGCCCGCCTGGGAGCCGATGTCACGATGATCGGTAAGGTCGGAGATGATGAGTTCGGAAGGACTCTGGTTCATTCCTGTGAGAAGGCTGGGATCAATACCCAATACGTGACGGTCGCAAAGAAAACCGCTTCCGCGGTTGGAGATGTACTGTTGGAAGAGGTGGCAGGCAAGGGGACGACGAATCGGATCATCGTTGTGTCCGGTGCAAATATGTCCATCGGGGCGGAGGATATATCCTTCGTAAAGGAGATTGTCGACCAATATGCAATGGTGATGTTGCAATTGGAGATTCCGATGGAGATCAATGAGTTGGTAGTCGAATATGCCTCATCAAAAGGGGTACCGGTCATGCTCAACTCCGCACCGGCTTCCGCACTATCCGATGACTTGCTTGCAGGGCTTAGCTACATCTCGCCCAATGAACATGAGATACAGGCGCTTACCGGAATACCCATCAGGAAGGAAGATAAACGGGTTAACCGTGATGATCTAAGAGCCGCAGCCGAGGTGTTGCTGAAAAAAGGCGTGAAGAATGTGCTTGTTACCTTGGGAAACGGCGGTTCTGCGCTGATTAATAGGAATGAGTTTCTTGTGCAGCCCTGTATCGATGTGGTGGATGTAAAAGACCCGACGGCAGCCGGGGATTCGTTTGTAGCTGCGTTTGTGAGCGGACTGGGTACCGGAATGAACCATGAACAGGCGTTACTGTTCGCAAGTTATACGGCGGCATTGACGGTGTCGCGTCCTGGTGCACAGCCGTCGTTGCCGTATTTGAGCGCGGTTACCGATTTAATGGCCAAAGGCCGGGAACAGGGCGTCGAGCCGAACCTGTTGGATGTGCTGAAGGGATAG
- a CDS encoding KpsF/GutQ family sugar-phosphate isomerase: MEELKAGQEALDRFVDTASKAFGRYAELITRDMYEDAVELILAAEKRGNRVHITGIGKPSHVAEYVASLLSSTGTPTYYLHGTEAVHGSCGQLLPGDVVICISNSGETVELKATVSAIKRNGCTVIAVTGNASSWLAQEGDAHLFAGVPEEGGPLDRAPRISVLAEILILQGLSVILQSVRGVSPEEYVMWHPGGALGQLRSHETKATGRQVC, translated from the coding sequence ATGGAAGAGTTGAAAGCGGGACAGGAGGCTCTGGACCGATTTGTCGATACGGCAAGCAAAGCGTTCGGCCGGTATGCCGAGCTTATTACGAGGGACATGTACGAGGATGCGGTCGAACTCATTCTTGCCGCTGAAAAACGGGGGAATCGGGTGCATATCACCGGAATCGGGAAGCCGTCGCATGTGGCAGAGTATGTAGCCTCATTACTCTCCTCTACCGGAACCCCGACCTACTACTTGCACGGGACTGAGGCGGTGCACGGTTCTTGCGGCCAATTGCTTCCCGGGGATGTTGTCATTTGTATTTCCAATAGCGGGGAGACGGTGGAACTGAAGGCCACTGTCTCTGCGATCAAAAGAAATGGATGTACGGTTATTGCGGTGACGGGAAATGCCAGCTCGTGGTTGGCACAGGAGGGGGATGCACATCTGTTTGCTGGGGTCCCCGAGGAAGGGGGCCCTCTTGATCGCGCACCGCGGATTTCGGTACTCGCTGAAATTCTCATTCTTCAGGGCTTAAGCGTCATCTTGCAGAGCGTTCGGGGAGTGAGCCCTGAAGAGTATGTGATGTGGCACCCTGGCGGAGCATTGGGCCAGTTGCGAAGCCATGAGACGAAGGCAACAGGGAGGCAGGTATGCTGA
- a CDS encoding ABC transporter substrate-binding protein — protein sequence MQVRFLQKKSIILLALVMILSLLVGACSNGGQSAANATKVQEDALQKILKSGKLVIATDLTGPPVQYKDAEGKPAGLIVELMELAAKELGVEIEWQDMAWESLIPSLTAGKVDMIAANMSMSLSRAKAIRFSDPYMFTGVYAMVRKDSGIRDWEELLEPGKILAATMGSSHATYLKENYNYEPKQYESSTDFINELKNGRIDGVMDDELLLLEFCKQNPEFTLTANPVRPDVYGLAFTQGNQNDTLVDWFNWFLKWEKLNGNYGTIYKKFVGKDWTPNPVIQ from the coding sequence ATGCAAGTACGATTTTTACAGAAAAAAAGTATCATCCTTTTGGCCTTGGTGATGATTCTTTCCCTTTTGGTAGGGGCTTGTTCAAACGGAGGACAGTCTGCTGCTAATGCGACAAAGGTACAGGAGGATGCACTCCAGAAGATTCTGAAGAGTGGAAAATTGGTGATAGCCACAGACCTGACAGGACCGCCTGTTCAGTACAAAGATGCGGAAGGAAAGCCTGCCGGATTAATCGTAGAGCTGATGGAGCTTGCTGCGAAGGAGTTGGGTGTAGAGATCGAATGGCAGGACATGGCTTGGGAGAGCCTGATTCCCTCTTTGACTGCCGGTAAGGTGGATATGATAGCGGCAAACATGTCGATGTCCTTATCGAGGGCAAAGGCGATCCGTTTTTCCGATCCTTATATGTTTACCGGTGTGTATGCGATGGTGCGGAAGGATAGCGGTATTCGGGATTGGGAAGAGTTGCTTGAACCCGGCAAGATCCTGGCGGCAACAATGGGTTCTTCTCATGCGACCTACCTGAAGGAAAACTATAACTACGAGCCAAAACAGTATGAAAGTTCAACCGACTTTATCAATGAGCTGAAAAACGGGAGGATCGACGGTGTAATGGATGATGAACTCCTTTTATTGGAGTTTTGTAAGCAAAATCCAGAATTTACCCTCACTGCCAACCCCGTACGTCCCGATGTGTACGGCTTGGCATTCACGCAGGGAAATCAGAACGATACCTTGGTTGATTGGTTCAATTGGTTTTTGAAATGGGAAAAGCTTAATGGAAATTATGGAACAATCTACAAGAAATTTGTGGGCAAGGATTGGACGCCAAACCCAGTAATCCAATAA
- a CDS encoding amino acid ABC transporter ATP-binding protein has product MKKEELVRITDLSFKYGTTQVLSDLSLTVEEGDILVICGPSGSGKSTLLRCINQLEHSHHGSVKVLGMEISGGKKNRKNLTEVRKRCGMVFQHFDLFPHLTVLDNVAIGPIKVKHENEAEVKERAKKLLDLVGLSEKYDVYPSQLSGGQKQRVAIARSLAMNPELMLFDEPTSALDPEMIKDVLSVMKDLALQGMTMVIVTHEMGFAREVATKVCFLERGEILELTDKDQFFHNPTSDRAKEFLRKIL; this is encoded by the coding sequence ATGAAGAAAGAAGAACTCGTTAGAATTACCGATCTATCATTCAAATACGGCACTACACAGGTGCTTTCCGATTTAAGTCTCACTGTGGAGGAAGGCGATATACTTGTTATCTGCGGTCCCAGTGGTTCCGGAAAGAGTACCTTGCTGCGTTGCATCAATCAGCTTGAACACAGTCACCATGGCAGCGTAAAAGTTCTCGGCATGGAGATTTCCGGTGGCAAAAAGAACCGAAAGAATTTGACTGAAGTTAGAAAGCGATGCGGAATGGTATTTCAGCATTTCGATCTGTTTCCCCATCTCACGGTTTTGGACAATGTTGCAATCGGGCCCATAAAGGTAAAGCACGAAAATGAGGCAGAGGTAAAAGAACGGGCGAAGAAGCTGCTCGATCTTGTTGGTTTATCCGAAAAATATGATGTGTATCCTTCGCAACTATCCGGCGGCCAAAAGCAGCGGGTTGCAATTGCACGCTCTCTGGCAATGAATCCCGAACTCATGCTTTTTGATGAGCCGACCAGTGCTCTTGATCCGGAAATGATTAAGGACGTCTTGTCGGTTATGAAGGACCTTGCACTTCAAGGAATGACTATGGTTATTGTCACCCACGAAATGGGTTTTGCCCGTGAGGTTGCTACAAAGGTTTGTTTTCTCGAACGAGGGGAAATTCTTGAGCTCACAGATAAAGATCAGTTTTTTCATAATCCGACGAGTGATCGAGCAAAAGAATTTTTGAGAAAAATCCTTTAG
- a CDS encoding amino acid ABC transporter permease codes for MQIYIIIQYLPDFLKAALETLKIAFFSACIALFLGLVLATVNQAKIRLLSMIIDAYTIIMRSTPLLVQLYFIYYGLPLLGIQVNPYVSSVIAFSLNTGAYVVEIFRGGLEGIDKGQFYAAYSLGMGWFACLRYIIFPQVLQRVIAPLLSQFSYLIKDTSLAAVLVVQELTYTYRNVSSSTYRPMEALVIPMIIYFLLYIVFRLASMSFETKKASRG; via the coding sequence ATGCAGATATATATTATTATCCAGTATCTCCCAGATTTCCTCAAAGCGGCATTGGAGACATTGAAAATTGCGTTTTTCAGTGCTTGTATTGCGCTTTTTTTGGGACTCGTTCTGGCGACTGTAAACCAGGCAAAGATTCGGCTGCTTTCCATGATTATCGATGCATACACGATTATTATGCGTAGCACTCCACTATTGGTGCAGTTATACTTTATCTATTACGGCTTGCCGCTTCTTGGTATTCAGGTAAATCCGTATGTGAGTTCGGTCATAGCTTTTTCGCTAAACACAGGAGCCTATGTCGTTGAGATTTTCCGTGGAGGCCTGGAAGGTATCGATAAGGGACAGTTTTACGCCGCCTATTCTCTTGGCATGGGTTGGTTTGCCTGCCTCCGGTATATCATTTTCCCTCAGGTCCTACAGCGGGTTATTGCTCCGCTTTTGTCTCAATTCTCATATCTGATAAAGGATACCAGCCTTGCTGCAGTGTTAGTCGTCCAAGAATTGACATATACCTATCGAAATGTTTCCTCCTCTACCTACAGGCCGATGGAAGCCTTAGTCATACCGATGATAATTTATTTCTTGCTCTACATTGTGTTCAGACTTGCTAGTATGTCCTTCGAAACCAAAAAGGCAAGCAGGGGGTAA
- a CDS encoding amino acid ABC transporter permease, producing the protein MFFEDISVLHQILRLGKAFLINLSFLPIVLLIGLILGSVIAVVRYYKIRILSQFFSLLVEIIRGAPFLLLVYATFFILPNIGISLSPFGTGVCVLSFTSSAFMSEIFLSGLRSIDTGQYFAADSIGMNFFQKMTLIIFPQMIKLTLPSIVGQVIMTIKDTSIVSLVGLAEVVRTSRQMSLLTQNSFLAFLIVGGYFFVICYPLILVSKNLERRLSTRH; encoded by the coding sequence ATGTTCTTTGAAGATATTTCCGTATTGCATCAGATCCTCCGCCTTGGAAAAGCATTTCTTATCAATCTCTCTTTCTTACCAATAGTTTTGCTTATCGGTCTTATACTGGGTTCTGTTATTGCCGTTGTTCGGTATTATAAGATACGTATTCTGTCTCAGTTTTTCTCCCTTCTTGTCGAGATCATCAGGGGAGCCCCTTTCTTGCTTCTGGTATATGCAACGTTTTTTATTCTTCCCAATATCGGGATTTCCCTTTCTCCTTTTGGAACGGGCGTTTGTGTATTGTCTTTCACGTCATCCGCCTTTATGTCCGAAATTTTCCTGAGTGGACTTCGCAGCATTGATACCGGGCAGTATTTTGCCGCTGATTCGATTGGCATGAATTTTTTTCAGAAAATGACGTTGATCATTTTTCCGCAGATGATCAAATTAACGTTGCCTTCGATCGTTGGTCAGGTGATTATGACGATAAAGGATACTTCCATCGTATCACTTGTCGGACTTGCCGAGGTGGTGAGAACATCACGACAGATGTCTTTGCTGACGCAAAACTCTTTTCTCGCATTTCTGATCGTGGGCGGGTATTTTTTTGTTATCTGTTATCCGTTGATTCTCGTTTCTAAAAATCTGGAACGGCGTCTTAGTACTCGCCACTAG
- the alr gene encoding alanine racemase, giving the protein MRPTKARIDLDLYRHNIRVISKKTGGRKICLVVKANAYGHGSVKMAKVGIEAGAQALGVATVDEALELREAGIAAPIFLFTVADVSEVPQLVRFDIIPFVSDLAYIKQIEREAQNQEKVAMVHLKVDTGMGRLGCRPEEALSLASFVGNSKNLMMGGLCTHFSLSDISDRAYTLLQINRLNLLVDTLRSQHIPYGLVHAANTGAIIQYPEAYYDMVRPGLGIFGYPPDLIHMGRDRADLRPVLSMETKIGLIKTIKKGESVSYGRTFVAENDTHIGVVAAGFCDGYPRSLSNKGFVTIKGKHYPVIGMVCMDQLIVDLGRDLQVDPDDTVVLLGHGRNEPTMVDLTQRGNIIVNEVICRIPARVPKVYINE; this is encoded by the coding sequence ATGCGTCCTACAAAGGCCCGTATCGATTTAGATCTGTATCGTCATAATATTCGAGTCATTTCGAAGAAAACCGGCGGCAGGAAGATCTGTCTGGTGGTCAAAGCAAATGCATACGGCCACGGCTCCGTAAAGATGGCAAAGGTCGGTATTGAGGCCGGTGCACAGGCTCTTGGTGTTGCTACCGTGGATGAGGCTCTTGAGCTTCGGGAGGCCGGAATTGCGGCACCTATCTTTCTATTTACGGTAGCCGACGTTTCCGAGGTCCCCCAGCTCGTTAGATTTGACATTATTCCCTTTGTCTCCGATTTGGCATACATCAAACAGATTGAACGAGAAGCCCAAAACCAGGAAAAAGTGGCTATGGTCCATCTCAAGGTTGATACCGGTATGGGACGGCTGGGTTGTCGACCCGAAGAAGCTTTGTCTCTGGCAAGCTTTGTCGGTAATAGTAAAAACCTTATGATGGGAGGGCTCTGTACGCATTTTTCCCTTTCGGATATCTCTGATCGTGCTTATACGCTTTTACAGATTAATAGGCTTAACCTACTTGTAGATACTCTTCGGTCCCAGCATATCCCTTATGGGCTTGTGCATGCTGCGAACACCGGTGCGATTATTCAGTATCCGGAGGCTTATTACGACATGGTAAGGCCTGGTCTGGGTATCTTTGGGTATCCTCCCGATCTTATCCATATGGGGAGGGATAGAGCAGATCTTAGACCGGTTCTGTCCATGGAGACAAAGATCGGACTCATTAAGACAATAAAAAAGGGTGAGAGTGTCTCCTATGGGAGAACATTTGTTGCTGAGAACGATACGCATATCGGTGTCGTAGCGGCCGGTTTCTGCGATGGCTACCCAAGAAGTCTCTCAAATAAAGGATTTGTCACAATCAAGGGAAAACACTATCCGGTTATCGGAATGGTCTGCATGGATCAATTAATCGTTGATCTTGGTCGGGATCTGCAGGTAGACCCGGACGATACAGTGGTCTTACTGGGCCATGGCCGTAATGAACCGACAATGGTCGACCTTACCCAGAGGGGTAATATCATCGTTAATGAAGTTATTTGTCGAATTCCTGCAAGAGTTCCCAAGGTCTACATCAATGAATAA
- a CDS encoding pyridoxal phosphate-dependent aminotransferase, with amino-acid sequence MGNHQQMRFGSKKLHWLVPDAFGFIREMKLKPPRNFDTFIDLSIGAPNRATPKNILDQFVQDVYVEKYHTYPPQFGAMELCEAVAAWYEKRFAVRIDPRTEVLITVGIKEAIFNAFHALLNPGEVLVIPDPGYPTYFEAGDFCGAKLITYNSNADEAAVLQEIEAIAELHHPSYVVVNYPSNPTGRLVGISFYEQLSRLASRYDFAIMSDLAYSEIAFDDRRATSYLTGNNGTSMALEFFAFSKTYNMAGWRVGAIVAQKEILDAVKLYKSKIDSNVFYPIQLAAATALKSMDETFYQELSSMYQKRRDILCAGLSACGLRFTKPEGAMYVWVEVPAGMNAWDFIQALYDDYGFVGVPGTAYGKNGGGYIRLGLVQEEAVLEEVAKRLGSGNFA; translated from the coding sequence ATGGGCAATCATCAGCAGATGAGATTTGGAAGCAAAAAACTACACTGGCTTGTTCCCGACGCTTTTGGTTTTATCCGTGAGATGAAACTGAAGCCTCCAAGAAACTTTGATACGTTTATCGACCTCTCCATCGGCGCCCCGAACCGGGCGACACCAAAAAACATTCTTGATCAATTTGTTCAGGATGTTTATGTAGAGAAATATCACACCTACCCACCCCAATTCGGGGCAATGGAATTATGTGAAGCCGTCGCAGCGTGGTATGAGAAACGCTTTGCCGTTCGTATTGATCCCCGGACCGAGGTATTAATTACCGTGGGAATCAAAGAAGCGATCTTCAATGCATTTCACGCATTGCTCAACCCCGGTGAGGTTCTTGTCATTCCGGATCCCGGTTATCCGACCTATTTCGAGGCGGGGGATTTTTGCGGTGCCAAGTTGATCACCTATAACAGTAACGCAGACGAGGCTGCTGTTTTGCAGGAGATCGAGGCAATTGCCGAACTCCATCATCCAAGTTATGTCGTCGTCAATTATCCTTCAAATCCGACGGGTCGACTGGTCGGCATTAGCTTTTATGAACAACTTTCCCGGCTTGCTTCTCGTTACGATTTTGCAATCATGAGCGACCTGGCCTATTCGGAGATAGCTTTCGATGATAGGCGTGCTACAAGTTATCTTACAGGAAACAACGGAACCTCCATGGCCTTGGAGTTCTTTGCCTTTTCAAAGACATACAACATGGCGGGATGGCGAGTCGGCGCGATTGTTGCCCAAAAAGAGATCCTCGATGCCGTGAAACTCTACAAATCAAAGATCGATTCGAATGTGTTCTATCCTATACAGCTTGCCGCCGCGACGGCACTAAAGAGTATGGATGAGACATTTTATCAGGAACTTTCATCGATGTATCAAAAGAGACGTGACATTTTGTGTGCGGGATTGTCTGCATGTGGACTCCGTTTTACGAAACCGGAGGGTGCCATGTATGTCTGGGTGGAGGTCCCTGCCGGCATGAATGCCTGGGATTTTATCCAGGCGCTATATGATGATTACGGCTTTGTGGGAGTTCCCGGCACGGCGTATGGAAAGAACGGTGGAGGATATATCCGCTTAGGCCTTGTCCAGGAAGAAGCGGTACTGGAAGAGGTTGCTAAGCGTCTCGGATCGGGAAATTTCGCATAG
- a CDS encoding PTS transporter subunit IIC — protein sequence MSKPAGKVKKYIINVLNGMALGLFASLIIGLILKQIGTYAGWSLLARFGQIAQYMMGPAIGAGVASSVGAGPLGIFASIITGAVGAGSVTFSDTGALLHIGEPVGALLAALVGAEFSKLVQDRTKLNIILVPAGTIIVGSLTGAFLAPWVAKLMGAIGAFINLLTTLYPLPMGILVATTMGIILTLPISSAAIAISLGLSGLAAGASTIGCSCQMIGFAVISFRENRWGGLISQGLGTSMIQIPNIVRNPRVWIPPIIASAILGPVGTVLFHMENNRIGAGMGTSGLVGQFATIETMGLKAIPQILLLHFILPALISLGISEWMRRKGWIAEGDMDLRV from the coding sequence ATGTCAAAGCCGGCAGGGAAGGTGAAAAAGTACATTATCAACGTTCTTAACGGGATGGCTCTCGGGCTTTTTGCAAGCCTCATCATCGGGCTCATCTTGAAACAGATAGGTACCTATGCGGGATGGAGCCTGCTTGCCCGCTTCGGACAGATTGCTCAGTACATGATGGGCCCGGCCATCGGCGCCGGTGTTGCATCATCGGTCGGGGCAGGGCCTCTCGGTATCTTCGCGTCGATTATTACCGGAGCCGTGGGAGCCGGGAGTGTCACCTTTTCCGATACCGGTGCGCTTCTTCATATTGGTGAGCCGGTAGGCGCACTCCTGGCCGCCTTGGTGGGAGCCGAGTTCAGTAAGCTTGTCCAGGACCGGACAAAGCTCAATATCATTCTGGTGCCCGCCGGTACCATCATCGTCGGTTCCCTTACCGGTGCTTTTCTTGCTCCCTGGGTTGCCAAGCTTATGGGTGCCATAGGCGCCTTTATTAATCTGCTTACCACCCTCTATCCCTTACCTATGGGGATCCTCGTCGCAACGACCATGGGTATCATCCTGACCCTACCCATATCGAGTGCGGCCATCGCAATCAGCTTGGGTCTATCCGGGCTTGCCGCCGGGGCTAGTACCATCGGCTGCAGCTGTCAAATGATCGGGTTTGCGGTGATAAGCTTTCGGGAAAATCGCTGGGGAGGTTTGATCAGCCAGGGGCTGGGAACCAGCATGATCCAGATCCCCAATATCGTCCGAAATCCCAGGGTGTGGATTCCGCCGATTATTGCCAGCGCCATCTTGGGACCCGTTGGAACGGTTCTTTTTCATATGGAAAACAACCGCATCGGAGCAGGCATGGGAACCAGCGGCCTTGTAGGTCAATTTGCAACGATCGAGACCATGGGCCTCAAGGCAATTCCTCAGATCCTTTTGCTGCATTTCATTCTTCCCGCCCTTATTTCGCTGGGGATCAGTGAATGGATGCGACGTAAGGGGTGGATTGCCGAAGGCGATATGGATCTCAGAGTATAG
- a CDS encoding YwbE family protein — MNDGRYRKNIKPGMEVAIVLKKDQRSGALTEGRVDRLLTKSDFHPHGIKVMLEDGQVGRVKQIFKSEE, encoded by the coding sequence ATGAACGACGGTCGCTATCGTAAAAATATCAAACCCGGCATGGAGGTCGCCATCGTTCTGAAAAAGGACCAGCGAAGTGGGGCTCTGACCGAGGGGAGAGTGGATCGGCTTCTGACGAAATCCGACTTTCATCCACATGGCATCAAGGTAATGCTTGAGGATGGGCAGGTGGGAAGGGTAAAGCAGATCTTCAAATCGGAAGAATAA
- a CDS encoding cache domain-containing protein: protein MSQHRSKGGSIKSRFIVIVLFSLLPFLLAVGSSTYVVYLLSADYLQTQMKSSTRTLHNLIGSLLRNSVRSYLRSKVEVGVDIVKEALREQGLADLPEEEWPVSLPPELEERLVNSLLSFHVGESGYYYGIRSDGTVFFHPDPKIAGSNQREREPVKEQLLLRNGYLEYRWRNSDEEEPKNKALYMAYIPELDWILSATSYREEFVHIIDLAALRRTINSVLIGKGGYSYVIDRAGTFIAHPYLYGKDARGYMPADEFSSILQRFYAEGEGIASYYWRTPSGNKRRLKIVNFKYIPDFDWIVATAFYWDEIGRPIHRIVFFNLLMAFLSSVVLFALVYRANTSIGRHLIRISEALERASAGDLSSRSAEGGPREIRELSKNVNRFLEELENKTGSLAASLEEKERLLQEIQHRVKNNLQMILSLINLQRNGVLTEEAVNALEKTHRRITGMAMVYDHLSRTREQMIGDRLSVRNFLEEYIAQIVSSHNSVSCNVVNRIDAVMFSRDLSIYCGMLVNELISAAIDSKAIGGQSVLIDTELCDEGENVRLTIKTDSAAFAEGDLPEEELVDVLSQQIHGTVHREVFDGGSRFEIRFPVGKAV from the coding sequence ATGAGTCAACATCGCAGCAAAGGTGGGTCAATTAAAAGCCGATTTATCGTAATTGTGCTTTTTTCCCTCTTGCCTTTTCTTCTTGCCGTGGGATCCTCTACCTATGTTGTGTATCTGCTTTCCGCAGATTACCTTCAGACCCAGATGAAGAGCTCTACTCGGACGCTCCATAATCTGATCGGCTCGCTTTTGAGAAATAGCGTGCGCTCTTATCTTCGTTCAAAGGTGGAAGTCGGTGTCGATATCGTCAAAGAGGCGCTTCGCGAACAGGGATTGGCTGACCTTCCCGAAGAGGAGTGGCCGGTCTCCCTCCCTCCGGAGCTTGAAGAGCGACTGGTAAACTCGCTTTTATCCTTCCATGTCGGAGAGTCCGGTTACTATTACGGTATTCGTAGTGATGGTACCGTCTTTTTTCATCCCGATCCCAAAATTGCAGGTAGTAATCAGCGTGAGAGAGAACCGGTGAAAGAACAGCTCTTGCTTCGTAACGGCTATCTTGAATATCGATGGCGTAATAGCGATGAAGAGGAACCGAAAAATAAAGCACTCTATATGGCATACATCCCCGAGCTCGACTGGATACTTTCGGCCACCAGCTATCGGGAAGAATTTGTGCATATCATAGATTTGGCAGCCTTACGCCGTACCATCAACTCTGTATTGATCGGTAAAGGCGGGTATTCCTATGTTATCGACAGGGCCGGGACCTTTATCGCCCACCCCTACCTCTACGGGAAGGACGCGCGAGGATACATGCCCGCCGATGAATTTAGCTCGATTCTTCAACGTTTTTATGCGGAAGGAGAAGGGATTGCCAGCTACTATTGGCGCACTCCATCCGGAAATAAACGGCGCCTGAAGATCGTAAATTTTAAGTATATCCCGGATTTCGACTGGATTGTTGCGACGGCCTTTTACTGGGACGAGATCGGCAGGCCCATCCACCGTATCGTTTTCTTTAACCTGCTTATGGCCTTTCTCTCCTCTGTCGTCCTTTTTGCCCTTGTATACCGGGCAAACACCTCAATCGGGCGCCATCTTATTCGTATAAGCGAGGCCCTTGAACGGGCTTCTGCCGGAGATCTCTCATCAAGAAGTGCCGAGGGAGGACCAAGGGAGATTCGGGAGCTTTCAAAAAACGTTAATCGTTTTCTTGAAGAGTTGGAGAACAAGACCGGTTCCCTTGCCGCAAGCCTGGAAGAAAAAGAGCGCCTCCTCCAGGAGATCCAGCATCGTGTAAAGAATAATCTTCAGATGATCCTCAGCCTTATCAATCTGCAAAGAAACGGAGTTCTGACGGAAGAGGCCGTAAACGCCCTTGAGAAAACACACCGGAGGATAACCGGAATGGCCATGGTATATGATCATCTTTCCCGTACGAGGGAGCAGATGATCGGAGATCGTCTTTCTGTTCGAAATTTTCTGGAGGAATATATTGCGCAAATTGTTTCCTCTCACAACAGCGTCAGTTGCAACGTTGTCAATCGTATTGATGCCGTGATGTTTTCGAGGGACCTTTCCATTTATTGCGGAATGCTTGTAAATGAGCTGATTTCGGCCGCAATAGATTCCAAGGCTATCGGAGGGCAATCGGTCCTTATCGATACGGAGCTGTGCGACGAGGGGGAAAATGTGCGGCTTACAATAAAAACCGACAGTGCCGCCTTTGCCGAAGGGGATCTTCCTGAAGAAGAGTTGGTTGACGTCCTTTCTCAGCAAATCCACGGAACGGTACACCGAGAGGTTTTTGACGGGGGATCACGCTTTGAGATCAGATTTCCCGTGGGAAAGGCGGTATGA
- a CDS encoding cupin domain-containing protein, whose translation MIHEEGRVEAIVKRLIDILGLEPLPVEGGYFRQSYRSKAALTGGRPAATAIYFLLTAPDGFSALHRLDADELFHFYLGDTVESLFLYPDGRMEHMELGQDILSGQKLQALCPAGTWQGHRIKPGGTWALIGSTMAPGFSSDCFTGGERTALMDSYPEASGLIAELTRPGSDGAMPEGY comes from the coding sequence ATGATACATGAGGAGGGACGGGTGGAAGCGATCGTGAAGCGACTCATTGATATACTGGGACTTGAGCCCCTTCCTGTAGAGGGAGGGTATTTCAGGCAAAGCTACCGATCGAAGGCGGCGCTTACGGGCGGGCGTCCCGCAGCAACTGCCATCTATTTTCTTCTTACCGCTCCCGACGGCTTTTCGGCACTACACCGTCTGGATGCAGATGAACTATTTCACTTTTATCTTGGAGATACGGTGGAAAGCCTCTTCCTTTACCCCGACGGCAGGATGGAACACATGGAATTGGGGCAGGATATTCTTTCCGGCCAGAAGCTCCAGGCCCTCTGCCCGGCGGGAACGTGGCAAGGCCATCGGATCAAACCGGGGGGGACCTGGGCCTTGATCGGTTCCACAATGGCTCCCGGTTTTTCGTCGGACTGTTTTACGGGAGGCGAACGGACGGCACTTATGGATAGCTATCCCGAAGCCTCGGGACTAATAGCAGAGCTTACCCGACCGGGAAGTGATGGAGCCATGCCCGAAGGGTATTGA